TTCTTCCAAAAAGTTGAGGATTATTTTTTCGTAACGGTCTTTGTCAAATATGTGCAGATCCTGATGCCGCGCGTTTTCAAACGGAACAAATTGTTTTGGCTCCGCTGCTCGCGCGAAAATCTCCTGCGCCTCGCTGAATTTCGTATGTGTGTCCTTCGTGCCGGCGAGAAACAGCTTGGGCACGGTAATCTTTTCGACGCGCTCGATGGGGCATAAATCGCTGGTGCTGCAGCCAATCCGATATTTAATTTGTGATGTCAATAACGGCGAAAGGCATCGCCCCGCCGGACCAAGCCGCATTTCCATGCGATCTTTGGTTGCCTCAATCACATTCGGATACATCATCTCAAGCACCAATGCCTGGACTTGCAAAGGCGGCTCGGCCAGCACGGCGGCGGCAGCTCCAAGCGATTCGCCAATCACAGCAATCGGTTCGCGAGGAAATCGGCCCTTCACAAAAGCAACTGCGGCTTGTGAATCGCGGCTTTCCAGATGGCCAAGAGTGATGACCTTGCCGATGCTTTCACCGTGCGCTTGAAAATCGAACAACAATACCGCGTAGCCCGCCTGATATAAAAATTGCGCGCGTGACTCCATCGCCCTTCGATCTCCGCGAATCCCATGCTGCAAAATGATGACGCCGTGCGGCGCGTTCGGCGAGATGAGCCAGCCATGAATTGTCGCACCGCTTTGACTGGGAAAAACTACGTCTTCAAAACGTGAATCTTTTGGCGCGGCAATCGGATGATTGGCTGGCGCAGTCAGTTCCCCGCCCACCTTCCACGCCACGGTCGCGCTTGCTATAACTCCTATCGCCATCAGCCCAACGAGCCCTTTCCACCATCGTTGAAAAAAGCGCTTCATCGCATCGTCACAATTTCAACGCCGCCATCTTCTCTTCCAGATCATTCGCCATCAGCGGATCAATCACTTGGTCAATCTCGCCCTCCATCAACGCAGGCAAATTATAAAGCGTCAATTCGATGCGATGGTCCGTCATGCGGTTCTGGGGAAAATTATACGTACGGATGCGTTCGTTGCGTTCGCCGGTGCCGACTTGCTCTTTGCGCTGCGCCGCGTATTTCGCGTTTTCCTCGGCGATCTTGCGCTCCAACAAACGCGACCGCAACACGGTCATGGCCTTCGCCTTGTTCTTATGCTGCGAGCGTTCATCCGCGCAATAAACAATCAAGCCGCTCGGCTTATGCTGGATCTGCACCGCCGAATCCGTGGTATTCACGCCTTGCCCTCCCTTGCCCGATGCGCGGCAGCGATTGATCTCCAAATCTTCCGGGTTGATCACTACGTCCACTTCTTCCGCCTCCGGCAAAACCGCCACGGTGCAGGTGCTCGTATGCACGCGCCC
This region of Verrucomicrobiia bacterium genomic DNA includes:
- a CDS encoding alpha/beta fold hydrolase, whose protein sequence is MKRFFQRWWKGLVGLMAIGVIASATVAWKVGGELTAPANHPIAAPKDSRFEDVVFPSQSGATIHGWLISPNAPHGVIILQHGIRGDRRAMESRAQFLYQAGYAVLLFDFQAHGESIGKVITLGHLESRDSQAAVAFVKGRFPREPIAVIGESLGAAAAVLAEPPLQVQALVLEMMYPNVIEATKDRMEMRLGPAGRCLSPLLTSQIKYRIGCSTSDLCPIERVEKITVPKLFLAGTKDTHTKFSEAQEIFARAAEPKQFVPFENARHQDLHIFDKDRYEKIILNFLEENLHEQHKI